Proteins from a single region of Chryseobacterium sp. T16E-39:
- a CDS encoding peroxiredoxin-like family protein, translating to MKNPIQYFIYSGTLALLLFFVLSSFTAQKQQMKMATQETTPYVIPQKSEDISPLLIGEKIPVATLLDATGKSFDLNAAIAQKPTILIFYRGGWCPYCSKQLSGLQDIVPDLEKTGYQIIAISTDQPDELMQSANKEKLSYTLLSDADLKVSKQMGIAFKAPKGYWEMLLKTTGGKNIDLLLPVPSVFILDKKGTIHFEYINPDFKQRLQPDLLKSVAQNIINNL from the coding sequence GTGAAAAATCCAATACAATACTTCATATACTCAGGTACATTGGCTTTATTGCTCTTTTTTGTTCTCTCCTCTTTTACTGCTCAGAAACAGCAAATGAAAATGGCAACACAGGAAACAACACCCTACGTTATTCCTCAAAAGTCTGAAGATATAAGCCCATTATTAATCGGAGAAAAAATTCCTGTAGCCACTTTGTTGGACGCTACCGGAAAGAGTTTCGATCTTAATGCCGCAATCGCTCAAAAACCTACCATTCTGATATTTTACAGAGGAGGCTGGTGCCCTTACTGTTCAAAACAGCTTTCAGGATTACAGGACATCGTACCTGACCTGGAAAAAACAGGATATCAGATCATCGCGATCAGTACCGATCAGCCTGATGAGCTTATGCAGTCCGCGAATAAAGAAAAATTAAGTTACACCCTTTTGTCAGATGCCGATCTCAAAGTTTCAAAACAAATGGGTATTGCCTTTAAAGCTCCAAAAGGCTATTGGGAGATGCTTCTGAAAACAACAGGAGGAAAAAATATTGATTTACTATTACCTGTTCCTTCGGTATTTATTTTAGATAAAAAAGGAACTATTCATTTTGAATACATTAATCCTGATTTTAAACAAAGACTCCAGCCAGACTTATTAAAATCAGTGGCTCAAAATATAATAAACAATTTATAA
- a CDS encoding thioredoxin family protein yields MTAQQKASKNSTPTEEINFRNSSWKEVTAEAKKSGKTIFVDAYTSWCGPCKLLKQTTFKDKMAATYFNKSFINYTVDMEKGEGIQLAKDWKVNSYPSLLFFNSDGKMVLKQIGYVDGKRLTELGKEALAKK; encoded by the coding sequence ATGACAGCACAACAAAAGGCAAGTAAAAACAGTACTCCTACAGAGGAAATTAATTTCAGAAACAGCAGCTGGAAGGAAGTAACTGCTGAGGCAAAGAAAAGCGGAAAAACTATTTTCGTTGATGCATACACCAGTTGGTGTGGTCCTTGCAAGCTATTAAAACAAACTACTTTTAAGGATAAAATGGCAGCCACTTACTTTAACAAAAGCTTCATTAATTATACCGTTGACATGGAAAAAGGGGAAGGTATTCAGCTGGCAAAGGACTGGAAGGTCAATTCATATCCTTCTCTGTTGTTTTTCAATTCTGACGGCAAAATGGTGCTCAAACAAATCGGGTATGTAGATGGTAAGAGGCTTACCGAACTGGGGAAAGAAGCACTTGCCAAAAAATAA
- a CDS encoding helix-turn-helix domain-containing protein, translating to MIRKYEDKSTLARFIMHINNEELKGIGLRNGSPVPINTFVYNKGEAQSVTIDEIEYTMPEGCILPLVASLHFVFEHPDQLIAWQFNREFYCIVDHDTEVGCVGFLFYGIQHPMFIKLSEAEKKAMFQLEKLFHDEWKSSDNFQGEMLRTLLKQLIIKTTRIAKQQNDSYQQFSDEKMDMVRKFMLVLEGNFKQEHGVNFYAAALNKSPKTLSNIFAILKQPAPSKVIQSRIILEAKRYLHYTDKSVKEIAYELGFESSAHFSRFFKMYSGANASEFRNS from the coding sequence ATGATCCGGAAATACGAAGACAAGTCTACCCTCGCCCGTTTTATTATGCATATTAATAATGAGGAATTAAAGGGTATCGGGTTACGAAACGGCTCGCCTGTACCTATAAACACTTTTGTATATAACAAAGGGGAGGCACAATCTGTAACGATAGATGAAATAGAATATACGATGCCCGAAGGCTGCATATTACCTCTGGTGGCAAGCCTCCATTTTGTTTTTGAACATCCGGATCAATTGATTGCATGGCAGTTTAACCGCGAATTCTACTGTATTGTCGATCATGATACAGAAGTAGGTTGTGTTGGGTTTCTGTTTTATGGGATCCAGCATCCGATGTTTATCAAACTGAGCGAAGCAGAGAAAAAAGCCATGTTCCAACTCGAAAAACTATTTCATGATGAATGGAAATCCAGCGATAATTTCCAGGGAGAAATGCTGCGTACCCTCCTTAAACAGCTCATTATAAAAACGACCCGTATTGCCAAGCAGCAAAACGATAGCTATCAACAGTTTTCTGATGAGAAAATGGATATGGTAAGAAAATTCATGTTGGTTCTGGAAGGAAACTTCAAACAGGAGCATGGGGTGAATTTTTATGCAGCGGCCCTTAATAAATCGCCAAAGACCCTGAGTAATATTTTTGCTATTCTAAAACAACCCGCCCCTTCTAAAGTGATCCAAAGCAGAATCATTCTGGAAGCAAAACGATATCTTCATTATACCGATAAGTCGGTAAAAGAAATAGCCTATGAGCTGGGATTCGAAAGTTCAGCCCACTTCAGCCGTTTCTTCAAAATGTATTCCGGTGCTAATGCCTCAGAATTCAGAAATTCATAA